A genomic segment from Arcobacter sp. CECT 8986 encodes:
- a CDS encoding glycosyltransferase, protein MYEEYLEENMFQNIYWFTYGSEDYELSLRLKEEGKLHKNIEVIEMPKVFKIPKIGSYIYSLFLPFLQKKYLLCCELYKTNQTDGSWSAVISKRLYGKKLLYRTGYTISQLENKLKRFNIIVRQSIEFFERLAYKNCDGATVASKHNFDYVVRRYNLDENRLEVLYNFIDRHKFYDFELQREEKIVFIGRLSSEKNILNLIKAVGKTDLQLDIYGSGYLETELKEYVSKHNLKVSFKGNVSNSELPSILNRAKYFALVSEHEGMPKALIEAMACGCLCIGTNVTGINEVIIDNKTGLLARDTTSIEIEKVILKATHQSQSEIDDIKQNAKKYIDGNFTLNSIYEKEKAIIRNLINE, encoded by the coding sequence TTGTATGAAGAGTATTTAGAAGAAAATATGTTTCAAAATATTTATTGGTTTACTTATGGATCTGAAGACTATGAACTTTCACTGAGGCTTAAAGAGGAAGGAAAACTTCATAAAAATATTGAGGTGATAGAGATGCCCAAAGTTTTTAAAATACCTAAAATAGGTTCATACATTTATTCTTTATTTTTGCCATTTTTGCAAAAAAAATATCTCCTCTGCTGTGAGCTATACAAAACAAATCAAACAGATGGAAGCTGGAGTGCTGTAATTTCAAAAAGACTTTATGGAAAAAAATTATTATATAGAACAGGATATACAATATCTCAGTTAGAAAATAAATTAAAAAGATTTAATATAATAGTTCGACAAAGTATTGAGTTTTTTGAGAGATTAGCTTATAAAAATTGTGATGGAGCAACCGTTGCAAGTAAACATAACTTCGACTATGTAGTAAGAAGATATAATTTAGATGAAAATCGCTTAGAAGTTTTATACAATTTTATAGATAGACACAAGTTTTATGACTTTGAACTGCAAAGGGAAGAAAAGATAGTATTTATAGGTAGATTATCAAGTGAAAAGAATATTTTAAATCTAATAAAAGCTGTTGGCAAAACTGATTTGCAATTAGATATTTATGGATCAGGATATTTAGAGACTGAATTAAAAGAGTATGTGTCAAAACATAATTTAAAAGTAAGTTTCAAAGGCAATGTTTCAAACAGTGAATTACCTAGTATATTAAATAGGGCAAAATACTTTGCTCTTGTTTCAGAGCATGAGGGGATGCCAAAAGCATTGATAGAAGCAATGGCATGCGGATGTTTATGTATAGGTACGAATGTAACAGGAATAAATGAAGTAATAATAGATAATAAAACAGGACTCTTAGCAAGAGATACAACTTCTATCGAGATAGAAAAAGTTATTTTAAAAGCTACACATCAATCACAAAGTGAGATAGATGATATTAAACAAAATGCAAAAAAGTATATAGATGGAAACTTTACATTAAACAGTATTTATGAAAAAGAAAAAGCTATAATTAGGAATCTTATTAATGAATAA
- a CDS encoding glycosyltransferase family 2 protein: MNNPIIVSVIMSVYNDEKYVSIAIDSILKQSFENFEFIIINDGSIDRTLEILKKYKGKDSRIVLINQENKGLTKSLNIGIEKAKGKYIARMDSDDISYPERLQKQIEFLENNEEYGLLGTNVEKIDKNENHIEFNTTKYTNEEIQKILCIRNCFAHGSVMINKELVSKDLYYDEEFRYAQDYRLWTKIAKKFKVANLDESLYKLRLHENSISKEKIEEQSTYAGIVAYEFENNGKVDNLELEIKTNKKLKEKIGKILLMNQQPRLAKKYFSIFSLYYFVSIVFQYINIYKLRRFFK, translated from the coding sequence ATGAATAATCCAATAATAGTATCAGTAATAATGTCAGTTTATAATGATGAGAAATATGTTTCTATAGCTATTGATTCGATATTAAAACAGTCTTTTGAAAATTTTGAATTTATTATTATCAATGATGGCTCAATAGATAGAACATTAGAAATTTTAAAAAAGTATAAAGGCAAAGATTCAAGAATAGTTTTGATTAATCAAGAAAATAAAGGTTTGACAAAGTCTCTTAACATTGGTATAGAAAAAGCCAAAGGTAAGTATATAGCAAGAATGGACTCAGATGATATTTCATATCCTGAAAGATTACAAAAACAAATAGAATTTTTAGAGAATAATGAAGAATATGGTCTTTTAGGTACAAATGTAGAAAAAATAGATAAAAATGAAAATCATATAGAATTTAATACTACAAAATATACTAATGAAGAAATACAAAAAATACTATGTATTAGAAACTGTTTTGCTCATGGTAGTGTTATGATAAATAAAGAACTTGTTAGTAAAGACTTGTACTATGATGAAGAATTTAGATATGCTCAGGACTATAGACTGTGGACCAAAATTGCTAAAAAGTTTAAAGTGGCAAATTTAGATGAATCTTTATATAAACTAAGACTTCATGAGAACTCTATAAGTAAAGAGAAAATAGAAGAGCAATCTACCTATGCAGGAATAGTTGCATATGAGTTTGAAAACAATGGCAAAGTAGATAATCTAGAGTTAGAAATTAAAACAAATAAAAAACTAAAAGAAAAGATAGGAAAAATACTTTTGATGAATCAACAGCCAAGATTAGCAAAAAAGTATTTTAGTATTTTTTCATTGTATTATTTTGTATCAATTGTTTTTCAATATATCAATATTTATAAATTAAGAAGGTTTTTTAAATGA
- a CDS encoding glycosyltransferase — translation MKTAVIMSAYKNDKLEYLKECLESLYNQTFKEFDILVQCDGVLPTELESYLDKEFENQRIKYLNKRDENKGLAFSLNELVEVGLDLGYEYFIRMDADDICVTDRIKKQIELMERNQDIDICGGLIEEFNMDSGEKQIVKYPEKSDEILKGMQKRNSVAHVTTCMRKSFFEKVGLYDSSKMNEDFDLWIRGFEKGCKFYNIQEVLVKVRTNNAFFKRRKNIKRAKEVMQLKLKATRLFGFGVIGYIYAIGHFILFMLPGEVKKIIYKFMRK, via the coding sequence ATGAAAACAGCCGTGATAATGTCCGCATATAAAAATGACAAGTTAGAGTATCTCAAAGAGTGTTTGGAAAGTTTATACAATCAGACTTTTAAAGAGTTTGATATTTTGGTTCAGTGTGATGGAGTTTTACCAACTGAGCTTGAAAGTTATTTAGATAAAGAGTTTGAAAATCAAAGAATTAAGTACTTAAATAAAAGAGATGAAAATAAGGGTTTAGCATTTTCATTGAATGAGTTAGTTGAGGTTGGTTTGGACTTGGGTTATGAATATTTTATTAGAATGGATGCAGATGATATTTGTGTAACTGATAGAATAAAAAAACAGATTGAACTTATGGAACGAAATCAAGACATAGATATTTGTGGTGGATTAATAGAAGAGTTTAATATGGATAGTGGTGAAAAACAGATTGTAAAATATCCTGAAAAGAGTGATGAAATATTAAAAGGAATGCAAAAGCGAAATTCAGTAGCTCATGTAACTACTTGTATGCGAAAAAGCTTTTTTGAAAAAGTTGGATTATATGATAGTTCTAAAATGAATGAAGATTTTGACTTGTGGATAAGAGGTTTTGAAAAAGGGTGTAAATTTTATAATATTCAAGAAGTTTTAGTAAAAGTGCGAACAAATAATGCTTTTTTTAAGAGAAGAAAAAATATTAAAAGAGCAAAAGAAGTAATGCAATTAAAATTGAAAGCTACTAGATTATTTGGGTTTGGAGTTATAGGGTATATTTATGCAATAGGGCATTTTATACTTTTTATGCTACCTGGTGAAGTTAAAAAAATAATTTATAAGTTTATGAGAAAGTAA
- a CDS encoding O-antigen ligase family protein, producing the protein MAWSKVIYQSVTYNLYLGIGIFTTLIISLAIKTNTTLYRIFYIWYFILFAQLLLAFLEIFYGVHISNSRYYGKNINIPTGFFNNENDFATFIVLSLPILFIFSKKKNILINLFILFFSIFVIFETSSRTNIITLFFLMILYLEIYKKKKISLMLITLAFIFLAYKYEFLFNLIENARILDFIDESIIIRFNNILLSVKALIQSYMFGVGAGGMENFILNNSNYGIKAVHNWYFEILGNHGLIIFIGYLIFIFFSILSLVNIINKANNKLNKKIATILLFSNIGFLFGCVSMSTVIHFLPYWILLGVTLCFINNYRQGVKYL; encoded by the coding sequence ATGGCCTGGTCAAAAGTTATATATCAATCAGTTACTTATAATTTATATTTAGGTATAGGTATTTTTACAACATTAATTATTTCTTTAGCTATAAAAACTAATACTACTTTGTATAGAATATTTTATATTTGGTACTTTATACTTTTTGCTCAATTATTATTAGCTTTTTTAGAAATTTTTTATGGAGTTCATATATCAAATTCAAGATACTATGGTAAAAATATAAACATACCAACAGGATTTTTTAATAATGAAAATGATTTTGCAACCTTTATTGTTTTATCACTTCCTATTTTATTTATTTTTTCAAAGAAAAAAAATATTTTAATTAATTTGTTTATATTGTTTTTTTCTATATTTGTTATTTTTGAAACTAGTTCACGGACAAATATAATTACATTATTTTTTTTAATGATTTTATATTTAGAAATTTATAAAAAAAAGAAAATAAGCTTAATGCTCATTACCTTAGCATTTATTTTTTTAGCATATAAATATGAATTTCTTTTTAATTTAATTGAGAATGCTAGAATTTTAGATTTTATAGATGAAAGTATTATTATACGCTTTAATAATATTTTATTATCCGTTAAGGCATTAATTCAGTCATATATGTTTGGGGTAGGAGCAGGAGGAATGGAAAATTTTATCTTAAATAATTCAAATTATGGAATAAAAGCAGTACACAATTGGTATTTTGAAATTTTAGGTAATCATGGATTAATTATATTTATTGGTTATTTGATTTTTATATTTTTTTCAATATTATCACTAGTTAATATAATTAATAAAGCCAACAATAAATTAAATAAAAAAATAGCTACTATTCTTTTATTTTCTAATATTGGATTTTTATTTGGTTGTGTAAGTATGAGTACAGTTATACATTTTTTGCCATATTGGATATTACTTGGTGTTACATTATGTTTCATTAATAATTATAGACAGGGGGTTAAATATTTATGA
- a CDS encoding MraY family glycosyltransferase — protein MIYLGLFILSFVLTYLIKNFYIKKALVAQVNERSSHTTPTPHGGGIAVAITWFIGLFILYFDNSIDKNLFYALLVGFIISFVSFFDDLFELSPKLRLFVQALVASLGLYFLGGFNSLDFGLFSIENQIFTNIFAFFMIIWFINLYNFLDGIDGYAGSESIFLALAGFILFADSHFLVLVACVAGFLLLNWHKAKIFMGDVGSTLLGYNIAIFTIYYSNYESSNFWVWIILFSLYWFDATFTLIRRKLNKEKLSQAHKKHAYQRLHQSGWKHDKIVIASIFVNILLFVLIFTISNIFISFIFAMIMLYAIMKFIDKRKAFD, from the coding sequence ATGATTTATTTAGGATTATTTATATTATCTTTTGTGTTAACTTATTTGATTAAAAATTTTTATATCAAAAAAGCACTTGTTGCACAAGTAAATGAAAGAAGTTCTCATACTACTCCTACTCCTCATGGTGGTGGAATTGCAGTTGCAATTACTTGGTTTATAGGGCTTTTTATTCTCTATTTTGATAATAGTATTGATAAAAATCTTTTTTATGCACTTTTAGTTGGATTTATTATCTCTTTTGTTAGCTTTTTTGATGATTTATTTGAGTTAAGTCCTAAATTAAGACTTTTTGTTCAAGCTTTAGTTGCTAGTTTGGGTCTTTATTTTCTTGGTGGATTTAATAGTTTAGATTTTGGATTATTTAGTATAGAAAATCAAATATTTACAAATATTTTTGCTTTTTTTATGATTATATGGTTTATAAATCTTTATAATTTTCTTGATGGTATTGACGGGTATGCAGGAAGTGAATCTATATTTTTAGCACTTGCTGGATTTATATTGTTTGCTGATAGTCATTTTTTAGTACTTGTTGCCTGTGTTGCAGGATTTTTACTGTTAAATTGGCATAAAGCAAAGATATTTATGGGTGATGTTGGAAGTACACTACTTGGTTATAATATTGCAATTTTTACAATATATTACTCAAACTATGAGAGTTCAAACTTTTGGGTTTGGATAATACTATTTTCACTTTATTGGTTTGATGCAACTTTTACTCTTATTAGAAGAAAATTAAATAAAGAAAAACTTTCTCAAGCACATAAAAAGCATGCTTATCAAAGACTTCATCAATCAGGATGGAAACATGATAAGATTGTAATAGCTTCTATTTTTGTAAATATATTACTTTTTGTATTAATTTTTACTATATCTAATATTTTTATTTCCTTTATATTTGCTATGATTATGTTATATGCTATTATGAAATTTATAGATAAAAGAAAGGCTTTTGATTAA
- the pglF gene encoding UDP-N-acetylglucosamine 4,6-dehydratase (configuration-retaining), with protein sequence MFGIDKRVLNFFVIVILSFITFWWTFFIFHLPFSYDVVLGVICIRLIASLLIFKDYSMSWSKATQKTFLIKSIVYIVAFIVYMPIYYGNHRLAFMASELAFYLFAINFSMYAYYYFINRCKINKTKVVVIYGAGKAGIKLEEEFRNSEYKIKYFVDDEKILQKRTIDAIPILSKKVLKRKMAKEKYDLLVIAMPSAQKERIKQIYNSLNSFFKEIRVLPSLEEILENKDFSSQLKDITVEDLLARHPQDLDKQKIQDFIKDKVVLITGAGGSIGSEISRQCKKYGAKKLILLDHSEFNLYKITEELGCSSVIPVMQTVRNLGFVENTFKKYKPQIVIHAAAYKHVPLVEENVIEGISNNIMGTKNCIDLAIKYEAEKFVLISTDKAVRPTNVMGTTKRICELYAQNVKSNKTEIVAVRFGNVLGSSGSVIPKFKSQIQNGGPITVTHPDITRYFMLIPEACELVLQAASIGKGGEIFILDMGEPVKIVDLAKKMITLSGNDDIKIEFCGLRAGEKLYEELLINDSDKKTDYDSIMVAKPTPYEIDKLNDDINELLVCKDKIKKLKEIVPEFTHKA encoded by the coding sequence ATGTTTGGTATTGATAAGAGAGTTTTGAACTTCTTTGTTATTGTAATATTGTCTTTTATTACATTTTGGTGGACTTTTTTTATATTTCATCTTCCTTTTTCATATGATGTCGTTCTTGGTGTTATTTGCATTAGACTTATTGCATCACTTTTAATATTTAAAGATTACTCTATGTCTTGGAGTAAAGCTACACAAAAAACTTTTTTAATAAAAAGTATTGTCTATATTGTAGCTTTTATAGTTTATATGCCTATTTATTATGGAAATCATAGACTTGCTTTTATGGCATCAGAACTTGCTTTTTATCTTTTTGCTATAAATTTTTCTATGTATGCATATTATTATTTTATTAATAGATGCAAAATAAATAAGACGAAAGTTGTAGTTATTTATGGAGCAGGAAAAGCTGGTATCAAGCTTGAAGAAGAGTTTAGAAATAGTGAGTATAAAATAAAGTATTTTGTAGATGATGAAAAAATTTTGCAAAAAAGAACAATTGATGCAATTCCTATCCTTTCAAAAAAAGTTTTAAAAAGAAAAATGGCCAAGGAAAAGTATGATTTACTTGTAATTGCAATGCCAAGTGCACAAAAAGAGAGAATAAAACAGATATATAATAGTTTAAATAGTTTTTTTAAAGAAATTAGAGTTTTACCTTCTCTTGAAGAAATACTTGAAAACAAAGACTTTAGTTCTCAACTAAAAGATATAACAGTTGAAGATTTACTTGCAAGACATCCACAAGATTTAGATAAACAAAAAATACAAGATTTTATAAAAGATAAAGTTGTATTAATCACAGGAGCTGGTGGAAGTATAGGTAGTGAGATAAGTAGACAGTGTAAAAAATATGGGGCTAAAAAATTAATACTTCTTGACCATAGTGAATTTAACTTATATAAAATCACAGAAGAATTAGGTTGCTCTTCAGTGATACCAGTTATGCAAACAGTTAGAAATCTTGGGTTTGTTGAAAATACTTTTAAAAAGTACAAACCACAAATCGTTATTCACGCAGCTGCTTATAAGCATGTACCTCTTGTAGAAGAAAATGTAATTGAAGGTATATCAAATAACATTATGGGTACAAAAAATTGTATTGATTTAGCTATTAAATATGAAGCTGAAAAGTTTGTACTTATTTCAACTGATAAAGCAGTAAGACCTACAAATGTTATGGGAACAACTAAACGTATTTGTGAACTTTATGCTCAAAATGTAAAATCAAATAAAACAGAAATTGTTGCAGTTAGATTTGGGAATGTTCTTGGAAGTAGTGGAAGTGTTATTCCTAAATTTAAATCACAAATACAAAATGGTGGACCAATTACAGTAACTCACCCTGATATTACAAGATATTTTATGCTTATTCCTGAAGCTTGCGAATTAGTTTTACAAGCTGCAAGTATAGGAAAAGGTGGTGAGATATTTATTCTTGATATGGGAGAACCTGTAAAAATTGTAGATTTAGCTAAAAAGATGATAACTCTAAGTGGAAATGATGATATAAAAATAGAGTTTTGTGGTCTGAGAGCTGGTGAAAAACTTTATGAAGAACTTCTTATCAATGATAGTGATAAAAAAACAGATTATGATTCTATTATGGTTGCCAAACCAACACCTTACGAAATAGATAAATTAAATGACGATATAAATGAACTTTTAGTTTGTAAAGACAAGATAAAAAAACTAAAAGAGATAGTTCCAGAATTTACTCATAAAGCATAA
- the ychF gene encoding redox-regulated ATPase YchF, with amino-acid sequence MGLGVGIVGLPNVGKSTTFNALTKAQNAEAQNYPFCTIEPNKAIVPVPDKRLDELAKIVNPDKIQHSTIDFVDIAGLVRGASKGEGLGNQFLSNIREVEVILHMVRCFEDGNITHVEGDVNPIRDIEIIETELIYADITQVEKKIDRLKRQAKGSKEAAAQLTVSEALLAHLSELQPVKTFEDIENEHFITLDKELRFLSNKDVIYGANVDEDSLADGGNKYVDELKAHADSVGADVIMLCAKIEEELVGLEDDEAKEFLTDLGVQESGLEQIIHTAFDKLGLQSYFTAGKVEVRAWTIKKNTKAPQAAAVIHNDFEKGFIKAEVISYDDFVGLGGESKCKEAGKLRLEGKDYVVQDGDVMHFRFNV; translated from the coding sequence ATGGGATTAGGTGTAGGTATAGTAGGACTTCCAAATGTAGGTAAAAGTACAACTTTTAATGCTTTGACTAAAGCACAAAATGCTGAAGCACAAAACTATCCATTTTGTACAATTGAACCAAATAAAGCAATTGTTCCAGTACCAGATAAAAGATTAGATGAGTTAGCAAAAATTGTAAATCCAGATAAAATCCAACACTCAACAATTGATTTTGTTGATATTGCAGGTCTTGTAAGAGGTGCAAGTAAAGGTGAAGGTCTTGGAAATCAATTCTTATCAAATATTAGAGAAGTTGAAGTTATTTTACATATGGTAAGATGTTTTGAAGATGGAAACATTACTCACGTAGAAGGTGATGTAAATCCTATTAGAGATATTGAAATTATAGAAACAGAACTTATTTATGCAGATATAACTCAAGTTGAAAAGAAAATCGATAGATTAAAAAGACAAGCAAAAGGTTCAAAAGAAGCAGCTGCACAATTAACTGTTTCAGAAGCATTACTTGCGCATCTTTCAGAATTACAACCAGTAAAAACTTTTGAAGATATTGAAAACGAACACTTTATTACTTTAGATAAAGAGCTTAGATTCTTATCTAATAAAGATGTTATTTATGGTGCAAATGTTGATGAAGATTCATTAGCAGATGGTGGAAATAAATATGTTGATGAACTAAAAGCTCATGCAGATTCAGTTGGTGCAGATGTTATTATGCTTTGTGCAAAAATAGAAGAAGAGTTAGTTGGTCTTGAAGATGATGAAGCAAAAGAGTTTTTAACTGATTTAGGTGTACAAGAGTCTGGATTAGAGCAAATAATTCATACAGCTTTTGATAAATTAGGATTACAATCATACTTTACAGCTGGAAAAGTTGAAGTTAGAGCATGGACAATTAAGAAAAATACAAAAGCTCCACAAGCAGCAGCAGTTATTCATAATGACTTTGAAAAAGGTTTTATTAAAGCTGAGGTTATTTCATACGATGACTTTGTTGGTTTAGGTGGCGAATCTAAATGTAAAGAAGCAGGTAAATTAAGACTTGAAGGTAAAGATTATGTTGTTCAAGATGGTGATGTAATGCACTTTAGGTTCAACGTTTAA
- a CDS encoding HDOD domain-containing protein, giving the protein MSQNILEKIESLPPLPKTIAEIEEFRQKSEKDAFELLKIIEKDALIISTLLKVSNSAMFGFRSKVETPSRAINLLGINFTISIAIGGTVQNLLKANLSAYGINSDDFMKISNMATTLANLWLGKVSYDLKEELILPALLQEAGKFVIADILELENKTPEFKTLLHDGYSTAQAEKEVLGITTSQVTAQIFKHWKLSDNLINSIEYVDDIANVPEEYKQKAQILDVIKTACEVTDPLSDDKIEKAVTKAKEYSFDEKHLLNAIEKLQDRLLDEQ; this is encoded by the coding sequence GTGTCGCAAAATATTTTAGAAAAAATAGAATCATTACCACCCTTACCAAAAACAATTGCAGAAATTGAAGAGTTTAGACAAAAAAGTGAGAAAGATGCTTTTGAACTATTAAAAATAATAGAAAAAGATGCACTAATTATCTCAACACTACTTAAAGTTTCAAATTCAGCTATGTTTGGATTTAGAAGTAAAGTTGAAACTCCAAGTAGAGCAATAAATCTTTTAGGAATTAACTTTACAATCTCTATTGCAATTGGTGGAACAGTTCAGAATTTATTAAAAGCAAACTTATCTGCTTATGGTATAAATAGTGATGATTTTATGAAAATATCAAATATGGCAACAACACTTGCAAATTTATGGTTAGGAAAAGTATCTTATGATTTAAAAGAAGAACTAATCCTTCCTGCACTTTTACAAGAAGCTGGAAAATTTGTAATTGCAGATATTTTAGAACTTGAAAATAAAACACCAGAATTTAAAACTCTATTACATGATGGATATTCAACTGCTCAAGCAGAAAAAGAGGTTTTAGGTATTACTACTTCTCAAGTTACTGCTCAGATTTTTAAACATTGGAAATTAAGTGATAATCTTATCAACTCAATTGAATATGTTGATGATATAGCAAATGTACCAGAAGAGTATAAACAAAAAGCTCAGATTTTAGATGTAATTAAAACAGCTTGTGAAGTTACAGATCCATTAAGTGATGATAAAATAGAAAAAGCAGTTACTAAAGCAAAAGAGTACTCTTTTGATGAAAAACATCTATTAAATGCAATAGAAAAACTTCAAGATAGACTTCTTGATGAACAATAA
- a CDS encoding ubiquitin-like protein translates to MNNKLVCIFFCIFIANINLFAMQIFINSTDIPFTALEVEANDTIENIKAKIEEKTGILPSKQQLLFSSKKLEEGRTLADYNIQKESILDLIVLKIKPLIDDISMKKQQNILFTAHKVTNLILHGLHGHPLDFREDKNSNNNFWVAGDLGNSGNDSNVDYFRIGEIGSTIYKNTDIQINLSLGKNYSKEKTSSNGYQKINGNFIVLETLSNLSSINKNLWATISFVYNKSDANIKREYLDISKKSVKGSSDIKSYSIRARADLENYIEKYNINFIPFIEFAAYKTNIDSYKESTTQRQSANYDTIKRDSSEIRVGINSNYEIIKSLDLLFGLEQTHLLYESDANISGKFYNGDKFKYNIDKQDKNWTKLNIGFSKTFENSKFNIYYNYSNKNNSFDRWLAFNWSISY, encoded by the coding sequence ATGAATAATAAATTAGTGTGCATATTTTTTTGTATTTTCATAGCAAATATAAATCTTTTTGCAATGCAGATATTTATAAATAGTACTGATATACCATTTACTGCACTTGAAGTTGAGGCAAATGATACAATTGAAAATATCAAAGCTAAAATTGAAGAAAAGACAGGAATTTTACCTTCAAAACAACAGTTACTATTTTCATCTAAAAAGCTAGAAGAAGGAAGAACTTTAGCAGATTACAATATTCAAAAAGAGAGTATTTTAGATTTAATTGTTCTAAAAATAAAACCATTAATTGATGATATTAGCATGAAAAAACAACAAAATATTCTTTTTACTGCACATAAGGTTACAAACCTTATTCTTCATGGATTGCATGGACATCCTCTTGATTTTAGAGAAGATAAAAATTCAAATAATAATTTTTGGGTAGCAGGAGACTTAGGAAATAGTGGAAATGATAGTAATGTAGATTATTTTAGAATTGGAGAAATAGGTTCTACTATTTATAAAAATACAGATATACAAATAAATCTATCTTTAGGTAAAAACTACTCAAAAGAAAAAACAAGTTCAAATGGATATCAAAAAATTAATGGTAATTTTATTGTTTTAGAAACATTATCAAATTTATCATCAATTAATAAAAACTTATGGGCAACTATATCATTTGTATATAATAAATCAGATGCAAATATAAAAAGAGAATATTTAGATATTTCAAAAAAAAGTGTAAAAGGTAGTAGCGATATTAAATCATATTCAATTAGAGCAAGAGCAGACTTAGAAAATTATATAGAAAAATACAATATAAACTTTATACCTTTTATTGAATTTGCAGCGTATAAAACAAATATTGACTCATATAAAGAGAGTACAACACAAAGACAATCTGCAAACTATGATACTATAAAAAGAGATAGTAGTGAGATAAGAGTAGGAATAAATTCTAATTATGAAATTATTAAATCACTAGATTTATTATTTGGTTTAGAACAAACTCATCTATTATATGAAAGCGATGCAAATATTTCTGGTAAATTTTATAATGGTGATAAGTTTAAATACAATATAGATAAACAAGATAAAAACTGGACAAAATTAAATATTGGATTTAGTAAAACTTTTGAAAATAGCAAATTTAATATATATTATAATTATAGCAATAAAAACAACTCTTTTGATAGATGGCTTGCTTTTAATTGGTCAATTTCATATTAA
- the recO gene encoding recombination protein RecO, with amino-acid sequence MQGYILDTKPVKDDDLIVTILTENRIYTTYRFYGARHSNINVGYKIDFELENTLRSDIGRLRDVMQLNYQWILDTKKMYCWQRFIKLFYSHFRDIEEIDDFYFKLLDALSHLMIKQNERRAIIQAYLKLLEHEGRLHTDYTCFLCDIEIEDKISLVRSFVPAHPQCTFAKKFDLFKVKEMFEENSLISFDEEEIDYLWNILLQGL; translated from the coding sequence ATGCAAGGATACATTTTAGATACGAAGCCTGTTAAAGATGATGATTTAATAGTAACTATCTTAACTGAAAATAGAATATACACTACTTATAGATTTTATGGAGCAAGACACTCAAATATAAATGTAGGGTATAAAATTGACTTTGAATTAGAAAATACATTAAGAAGTGATATTGGAAGATTAAGAGATGTAATGCAACTAAATTACCAATGGATTTTAGATACAAAAAAGATGTATTGCTGGCAAAGATTTATCAAACTATTTTATTCACACTTTAGAGATATTGAAGAGATTGATGATTTTTATTTTAAACTTCTTGATGCTTTAAGTCACCTAATGATAAAACAAAATGAAAGAAGAGCAATAATACAAGCTTATTTGAAACTATTAGAGCACGAAGGAAGACTTCATACTGATTATACTTGCTTTTTATGTGATATAGAGATTGAAGATAAAATTTCACTTGTAAGAAGCTTTGTTCCTGCACATCCTCAATGTACATTTGCTAAAAAATTTGATTTATTTAAAGTAAAAGAGATGTTTGAAGAAAACTCTTTAATTAGCTTTGATGAAGAAGAGATTGACTACTTATGGAATATTTTACTGCAAGGTTTATAA
- the ppnP gene encoding pyrimidine/purine nucleoside phosphorylase: MPRFENVSIAKAANIFYEGNITSRSIEFQDGSRKTLGIMIPGEYELNTVNKEIMDIQTGELEVMLPAEDWMEVKAPASFEVPANSKFKLRVKKLVDYCCTFVKE, encoded by the coding sequence ATGCCAAGATTTGAAAATGTTAGTATTGCAAAAGCTGCAAATATTTTTTATGAAGGTAATATTACAAGTAGATCAATTGAATTTCAAGATGGTTCAAGAAAAACTTTAGGAATAATGATACCAGGTGAATATGAATTAAATACTGTAAATAAAGAGATTATGGATATTCAAACAGGTGAATTAGAAGTAATGTTACCAGCAGAAGACTGGATGGAAGTTAAAGCACCTGCATCGTTTGAAGTACCTGCAAACTCAAAATTTAAATTAAGAGTTAAAAAATTAGTTGATTATTGTTGTACTTTTGTAAAAGAATAA